One segment of Anastrepha obliqua isolate idAnaObli1 chromosome 3, idAnaObli1_1.0, whole genome shotgun sequence DNA contains the following:
- the LOC129242874 gene encoding enhancer of mRNA-decapping protein 3, with the protein MGDDFLGKAVSIECDPKLGVFQGVIKNISESEITIIRAFRNGIPLKKQDAEVTLRSTDILNIYVIPSFNGQNSVVSTDIKKPTIVKQPSFANAGKNALALSHNKDVFEKDHSSSLPNSTFPKAEDSIGELTNKISNVKVDSSKYRSAQNLESRVFESGKVPCNTTVKEFFGNLLPPKVEARLGSTQFPPSPKSMNVYDVDNFDITSTMCDQPSTSSKPIDIKVKRNNYGISVFPTAPDIPGCGNGNGNGKLRYVNNGSSINGSGRKQRKQLRKDGNMKYSQTFSTSVDDPLLHEDFDFEGNLALFNKQAIWDTIEAEQKPDLVRQTSGAMKKYRHDENILVSEPVRLRQIENIFDGSTDFVTDEGLIIPTIPSFVREKIESLAEKKGLSLPRQLDILTRGVTDLAILLLGGARRLTPTNYHQWPIIVIICAKSRDLRNSNIGAATGRQMASHGLKVILYLDEENLDTKSKEIALFSATDNVIVYSVDELPSPDLVILSTNSNTLTSNIRKWLGENRASVLAVDPPPDGIKDVCIKYAILPILPLNGISSNNYGKLYLCNLGIPDKFYRDAGIKYKSPFGHKFVIPIHLKE; encoded by the exons ATGGGAGATGATTTCCTGGGCAAAGCCGTTTCCATAGAATGCGATCCTAAACTCGGTGTTTTCCAGggagtaattaaaaatatatctgaATCCGAGATAACAATTATTCGGGCTTTTCGCAATGGTATACCGTTAAAGAAGCAGGATGCTGAAgtgactttacg GTCGACAGATATTCTTAATATTTATGTGATACCGTCCTTTAATGGACAAAATTCTGTCGTCTCAACCGACATAAAGAAACCGACAATTGTCAAACAGCCAAGCTTTGCAAATGCGGGGAAAAACGCATTGGCCTTATCTCACAATAAAGATGTCTTCGAAAAAGATCACTCATCCTCATTACCTAATAGCACTTTCCCAAAAGCCGAAGATAGCATAGGTGAACTCACAAATAAGATATCGAATGTAAAGGTAGATTCCAGCAAGTATAGAAG TGCTCAAAATTTGGAGAGTAGAGTATTTGAAAGTGGTAAAGTGCCTTGCAACACTACTGTTAAGGAATTTTTCGGAAACCTGCTTCCGCCCAAGGTAGAAGCTCGACTGGGGAGCACCCAATTTCCACCATCTCCTAAATCGATGAATGTCTATGATGTTGACAACTTTGACATTACGAGTACGATGTGTGATCAACCTTCAACATCTTCCAAACCTATTGATATAAAAGTTAAGAGGAATAACTATGGAATAAGTGTTTTTCCAACAGCACCAGATATTCCTGGTTGCGGAAACGGGAATGGAAATGGCAAACTGCGTTACGTTAATAATGGCTCTAGCATCAATGGAAGCGGTCGCAAGCAACGAAAACAGTTACGTAAAGATGGTAACATGAAATACAGCCAAACGTTTAGCACTTCGGTCGATGATCCCTTGTTACACGAAGATTTcgattttgaaggaaatttAGCTCTCTTTAATAAGCAAGCAATTTGGGATACAATTGAAGCGGAACAGAAACCGGATTTGGTACGTCAAACTTCCGGTGCAATGAAAAAATACCGGCACGATGAGAATATATTGGTCAGTGAACCTGTAAGGCTGCGgcaaattgaaaacatttttgatgGATCTACGGATTTCGTTACCG atGAAGGACTAATAATACCAACCATCCCCTCTTTTGTACgtgaaaaaattgaaagtcTAGCGGAAAAAAAAGGTCTTTCTTTGCCAAGACAGTTGGATATTCTAACAAGGGGAGTTACAGATCTTGCCATATTGTTATTAGGAGGCGCTAGAAGACTTACACCCACTAATTACCATCAATGGCCAATCATTGTTATTATATGTGCGAAATCGAGAGATTTGAG AAATAGTAATATTGGCGCCGCTACTGGGCGTCAAATGGCATCGCATGGGTTAAAGGTGATACTTTATCTTGACGAAGAAAATCTGGATACAAAAAGCAAAGAGATTGCTCTTTTCAGTGCTACGGACAATGTCATTGTATATTCTGTTGATG AACTGCCTTCGCCAGATCTAGTAATTTTATCAACTAATTCAAATACTTTAACGAGCAATATAAGGAAGTGGTTAGGTGAGAATAG AGCATCAGTTCTTGCAGTTGACCCGCCACCGGATGGGATTAAAGATGTTTGcattaaatatgcaattttACCAATATTACCATTAAATGGCATTTCATCCAACAACTacggaaaattatatttatgtaacttAGGTATACCGGATAAATTTTATCGTGATGCTGGAATTAAATACAAAAGTCCGTTCGGTCACAAGTTTGTGATACCAATCCACTTAAAGGAATGA
- the LOC129242871 gene encoding multidrug resistance protein homolog 65 isoform X1, whose protein sequence is MNEKEDNDFQTSTVLDEGSDESDHESKKVLSFYKLYRFSTLFENFLLFIGFVMSIVKALTLPAVVIVYSEFTAMLVDRSLQIGTSSKTYALPIFGGGKMLTNATKEENMSELYNDSISYGILLALASIIMFISGVLSVDIFNIVALRQITRMRKILFETVIRQDIEWHDMATKQNFTQQIIDDVEKVRDGISEKVAHFLYLIFGFIITVCISFAYGWKLTLAVSAYIPIVIVLNYFVGKYQSKLTKREQESYAGAGNIVEEVLTSIRTVVAFGAERKESERYDNYLVPARKASQRKGAFSGFSEGVLKSMLFLSCAGAFWYGVNLIIDNRNVEDKEYTPAILMIAFFGIIVGADNIARTAPFLESFSIARGSATNIFKVIDTKSKIDPLSSDGKLINYGLRGEIEFKDVFFRYPSRPDVIIHRGINLKVNKGQTVALVGSSGCGKSTCIQLLQRFYDPIFGSITLDGLDIRKYNIHWLRSNIAVVGQEPVLFQGTIADNISYGKTNATQREIEAAAKTTGVHDFICSLPESYLTVIGEKGSQLSGGQKQRIAIARALIQDPKILLLDEATSALDYHSEKDIQKALDLVSKGRTTIVVSHRLSAIRGADKIVFLHEGKVFEEGSHDDLMTLKGMYYNMVRAGDINIADATEETTAEDKKINLNSIDKSFETDLINMEKNHISNEQPIVHTKSKENAPKEEASGGNFFITFKRILKLARPEWCMLLFGAVCAIAFGFTYPAFSVIFGEFYAALAQPDEEVALHRTSLLSIYCLILGVLTGIGSFLQTYLFNYAGVWLTTRIRSMTFTAIMRQEIGWFDEEGNSVGALSARLTGDASGVQGAIGYPLSGLLQAFSNFVIALTLSLYFSWKLALVCMCACPIIVGSIIFESKFMSTSLLHEKAVLEEACRIANEAISNIRTIAALRREAQTIEIYNSEIDKVQSLIRKKLKYRGLINASGQAFIFFAYAVGLCYGGVLVSEGKVPFQDIIKVSETLLYGSMMLAQSLAFAPAFTAALVAAHRVFQILDRSPKVSSSCRREDNATEKRLALFEGVRFSNIEFRYPTRSDVKVLNGLNLEVLKGKTVALVGRSGCGKSTCIQLLMRLYDPDSGTIKLNEDDIHKDISIESLRRKLGLVSQEPSLFERTIAENIAYGDNSRRVTIEEIIAAAKCANAHSFIITLPNGYDTRLGARGTQISGGQKQRIAIARALVRNPKILLLDEATSALDLQSEQLVQQALDVACTGRTCIVIAHRLSTVQNADVICVLKNGKIVEIGNHQQLVALNGIYAKLHKMQSHEK, encoded by the exons atgaatgaaaaggaAGACAATGATTTTCAAACATCCACAGTTTTAGATGAAGGATCAGATGAGTCGGatcatgaaagcaaaaaagtctTAAGTTTTTATAAGCTTTACCGCTTCTCAAcactatttgaaaattttttattatttattggctTTGTAATGTCCATAGTAAAAGCACTTACATTGCCAGCAGTGGTGATAGTTTATAGTGAATTCACGGCAATGCTAGTAGATCGATCATTGCAAATTGGCACCAGTTCCAAAACCTATGCGTTACCCATATTCGGTGGTGGTAAAATGCt TACAAATGCAACCAAAGAAGAGAATATGTCGGAGTTGTATAATGACTCAATATCGTATGGAATTCTTTTGGCATTAGCATCAATAATTATGTTCATATCAGGCGTTTTATCGgttgatatttttaatattgtggCATTGAGGCAAATTACACGCATGCGTAAAATACTATTTGAAACAGTTATACGACAGGATATTGAATGGCATGATATGGCCACCAAGCAAAACTTTACGCAACAAATAATAGA TGATGTGGAGAAAGTAAGAGACGGGATATCTGAAAAAGTAGCTCACTTTTTATACCTCATATTTGGATTCATCATAACAGTTTGCATATCATTTGCTTATGGCTGGAAGCTCACTTTGGCAGTTAGTGCATATATACCAATCGTAATTGTTTTGAACTACTTTGTGGGCAAG TATCAAAGTAAGCTGACAAAAAGAGAGCAGGAGTCATACGCGGGAGCTGGTAACATTGTTGAGGAAGTTCTTACTTCGATTCGGACTGTTGTTGCATTTGGAGCAGAAAGGAAAGAGTCGGAACGTTATGATAACTATCTTGTCCCTGCACGAAAAGCAAGTCAAAGGAAGGGTGCATTCTCGGGTTTCAGTGAAGGAGTTTTAAAGTCAATGCTTTTTCTCTCTTGTGCTGGAGCATTTTGGTATGGTGTTAACTTAATTATAGACAATAGAAATGTAGAAGATAAGGAATACACTCCCGCTATTTTAATGATA gCATTTTTTGGAATTATCGTTGGAGCCGACAATATCGCACGCACTGCACCATTTTTGGAATCCTTTTCTATAGCCCGTGGTTCTGCAACTAATATTTTCAAAGTGATCGATACCAAATCAAAAATTGATCCCTTATCCAGTGACGGAAAATTAATCAACTACGGACTGCGAGgagaaattgaatttaaagATGTATTCTTTCGCTATCCTTCGCGACCAGATGTGATTATTCATCGAGGCatcaatttaaaagtaaataaaggcCAGACTGTTGCCCTTGTTGGCTCATCTGGTTGTGGAAAATCAACTTGCATTCAACTGTTGCAACGCTTCTATGATCCAATTTTTGGCTCAATAACATTAGATGGGTTGGATATAAGAAAATACAACATTCATTGGTTGAGATCCAACATTGCTGTGGTAGGCCAAGAACCAGTATTATTTCAAGGAACCATTG cTGACAATATTAGTTATGGAAAAACAAATGCAACACAACGAGAAATAGAAGCTGCTGCCAAGACAACTGGTGTGCATGATTTTATATGCAGTTTGCCCGAG aGTTACCTCACTGTTATAGGCGAAAAAGGATCTCAACTGTCTGGtggccaaaaacaacgcattgCTATTGCCCGTGCTCTTATCCAGGATCCTAAAATTTTACTGCTAGACGAAGCAACATCTGCTTTAGATTATCATTCCGAAAAGGATATTCAAAAAGCACTGGATTTAGTTAGTAAAGGCCGTACGACAATTGTGGTTTCTCATCGGTTATCAGCAATTCGAGGAGCAGATAAAATAGTTTTCTTACATGAAGGTAAAGTTTTCGAAGAGGGATCACACGACGATCTCATGACATTAAAAGGAATGTATTACAATATGGTACGCGCAGGGGATATCAATATAGCTGATGCTACTGAAGAAACTACTGCTGAAGATAAAA AAATCAATCTAAACTCTATTGACAAGTCTTTCGAAACAGATTTAATTAATATGGAAAAGAATCACATTTCAAATGAGCAACCAATAGTACATACGAAGAGCAAAGAAAATGCACCGAAAGAAGAAGCCTCTGgaggaaattttttcataacattTAAACGCATATTAAAATTAGCCCGCCCTGAATGGTGTATGCTATTATTTGGCGCGGTATGCGCAATAGCGTTTGGTTTTACCTATCCTGCATTTTCAGTAATCTTTGGAGAATTTTACGCCGCTTTGGCACAACCAGATGAAGAAGTTGCGCTTCATCGCACTTCACTCCTATCAATCTATTGCTTAATATTGGGCGTATTAACTGGAATCGGTTCTTTTCTGCAAACGTATTTATTTAACTATGCGGGCGTATGGTTAACTACACGAATACGCTCAATGACATTTACAGCTATAATGCGTCAGGAGATTGGCTGGTTTGATGAAGAAGGCAACTCAGTTGGTGCACTCTCAGCAAGATTAACTGGAGATGCTTCTGGTGTACAGGGAGCCATTGGCTATCCATTGAGCGGCTTACTGCAAGCGTTTTCCAATTTCGTTATTGCATTGACGTTATCGCTTTATTTTTCATGGAAGCTGGCTCTGGTGTGTATGTGCGCTTGTCCAATCATAGTGGGATCCATCATATTTGAATCAAA atttatgaGCACTTCTCTGCTTCATGAAAAAGCAGTATTGGAAGAAGCTTGCCGCATTGCAAACGAGGCCATCTCAAACATTAGAACAATTGCTGCTTTACGGCGCGAAGCCCAAACTATCGAAATATATAATTCTGAAATAGACAAGGTTCAGTCATTGAtccgaaaaaaactaaaatatcgtGGATTGATAAATGCATCAGGGCaagcatttatattttttgcatatgCAGTAGGTCTGTGTTATGGAGGGGTACTTGTGTCTGAAGGAAAGGTTCCATTTCAGGATATTatcaa AGTATCGGAAACGCTTTTATATGGCTCCATGATGTTGGCACAATCCTTAGCGTTTGCACCAGCTTTCACTGCAGCTTTGGTGGCGGCCCATCGAGTATTCCAAATATTAGACAGATCGCCAAAAGTTTCTTCTTCGTGTAGGCGAGAGGACAATGCTACAGAAAAAAGACTTGCGCTGTTTGAGGGTGTTCGGTTTTCTAATATAGAATTTAGATACCCAACACGTTCGGATGTAAAAGTTCTAAATGGGTTAAATTTGGAAGTGCTCAAAGGAAAAACTGTAGCTTTGGTTGGTCGTTCCGGTTGTGGAAAATCAACGTGCATACAACTATTAATGCGTTTGTATGATCCCGACAGTGGCACCATT AAACTAAACGAGGACGATATTCATAAAGACATCTCCATTGAAAGTTTGAGAAGAAAACTGGGACTCGTCTCCCAGGAACCGTCTTTATTTGAGCGCACAattgccgaaaatattgcttatgGTGATAATTCGCGTAGAGTGACCATAGAAGAAATAATAGCAGCTGCGAAATGCGCAAACGCACATTCCTTTATAATAACTTTGCCAAATGGGTACGACACACGTTTAGGCGCACGTGGAACTCAGATATCTGGTGGTCAGAAGCAACGTATAGCTATTGCTCGAGCTTTAGTACGCAAccccaaaatattactattagACGAAGCAACGTCCGCTTTAGATTTGCAAAGCGAGCAATTAGTGCAGCAGGCTCTTGATGTGGCGTGTACTGGACGAACTTGCATAGTGATAGCACATCGTTTGTCAACTGTTCAAAATGCTGATGTAATTTGTGTTCTGAAAAATGGTAAAATAGTGGAAATTGGAAACCATCAGCAACTTGTTGCGCTCAATGGAATATATGCAAAACTTCACAAAATGCAAAGTCATGAGAAATAa
- the LOC129242871 gene encoding multidrug resistance protein homolog 65 isoform X2 has protein sequence MNEKEDNDFQTSTVLDEGSDESDHESKKVLSFYKLYRFSTLFENFLLFIGFVMSIVKALTLPAVVIVYSEFTAMLVDRSLQIGTSSKTYALPIFGGGKMLTNATKEENMSELYNDSISYGILLALASIIMFISGVLSVDIFNIVALRQITRMRKILFETVIRQDIEWHDMATKQNFTQQIIDDVEKVRDGISEKVAHFLYLIFGFIITVCISFAYGWKLTLAVSAYIPIVIVLNYFVGKYQSKLTKREQESYAGAGNIVEEVLTSIRTVVAFGAERKESERYDNYLVPARKASQRKGAFSGFSEGVLKSMLFLSCAGAFWYGVNLIIDNRNVEDKEYTPAILMIAFFGIIVGADNIARTAPFLESFSIARGSATNIFKVIDTKSKIDPLSSDGKLINYGLRGEIEFKDVFFRYPSRPDVIIHRGINLKVNKGQTVALVGSSGCGKSTCIQLLQRFYDPIFGSITLDGLDIRKYNIHWLRSNIAVVGQEPVLFQGTIADNISYGKTNATQREIEAAAKTTGVHDFICSLPESYLTVIGEKGSQLSGGQKQRIAIARALIQDPKILLLDEATSALDYHSEKDIQKALDLVSKGRTTIVVSHRLSAIRGADKIVFLHEGKVFEEGSHDDLMTLKGMYYNMVRAGDINIADATEETTAEDKKINLNSIDKSFETDLINMEKNHISNEQPIVHTKSKENAPKEEASGGNFFITFKRILKLARPEWCMLLFGAVCAIAFGFTYPAFSVIFGEFYAALAQPDEEVALHRTSLLSIYCLILGVLTGIGSFLQTYLFNYAGVWLTTRIRSMTFTAIMRQEIGWFDEEGNSVGALSARLTGDASGVQGAIGYPLSGLLQAFSNFVIALTLSLYFSWKLALVCMCACPIIVGSIIFESKVSETLLYGSMMLAQSLAFAPAFTAALVAAHRVFQILDRSPKVSSSCRREDNATEKRLALFEGVRFSNIEFRYPTRSDVKVLNGLNLEVLKGKTVALVGRSGCGKSTCIQLLMRLYDPDSGTIKLNEDDIHKDISIESLRRKLGLVSQEPSLFERTIAENIAYGDNSRRVTIEEIIAAAKCANAHSFIITLPNGYDTRLGARGTQISGGQKQRIAIARALVRNPKILLLDEATSALDLQSEQLVQQALDVACTGRTCIVIAHRLSTVQNADVICVLKNGKIVEIGNHQQLVALNGIYAKLHKMQSHEK, from the exons atgaatgaaaaggaAGACAATGATTTTCAAACATCCACAGTTTTAGATGAAGGATCAGATGAGTCGGatcatgaaagcaaaaaagtctTAAGTTTTTATAAGCTTTACCGCTTCTCAAcactatttgaaaattttttattatttattggctTTGTAATGTCCATAGTAAAAGCACTTACATTGCCAGCAGTGGTGATAGTTTATAGTGAATTCACGGCAATGCTAGTAGATCGATCATTGCAAATTGGCACCAGTTCCAAAACCTATGCGTTACCCATATTCGGTGGTGGTAAAATGCt TACAAATGCAACCAAAGAAGAGAATATGTCGGAGTTGTATAATGACTCAATATCGTATGGAATTCTTTTGGCATTAGCATCAATAATTATGTTCATATCAGGCGTTTTATCGgttgatatttttaatattgtggCATTGAGGCAAATTACACGCATGCGTAAAATACTATTTGAAACAGTTATACGACAGGATATTGAATGGCATGATATGGCCACCAAGCAAAACTTTACGCAACAAATAATAGA TGATGTGGAGAAAGTAAGAGACGGGATATCTGAAAAAGTAGCTCACTTTTTATACCTCATATTTGGATTCATCATAACAGTTTGCATATCATTTGCTTATGGCTGGAAGCTCACTTTGGCAGTTAGTGCATATATACCAATCGTAATTGTTTTGAACTACTTTGTGGGCAAG TATCAAAGTAAGCTGACAAAAAGAGAGCAGGAGTCATACGCGGGAGCTGGTAACATTGTTGAGGAAGTTCTTACTTCGATTCGGACTGTTGTTGCATTTGGAGCAGAAAGGAAAGAGTCGGAACGTTATGATAACTATCTTGTCCCTGCACGAAAAGCAAGTCAAAGGAAGGGTGCATTCTCGGGTTTCAGTGAAGGAGTTTTAAAGTCAATGCTTTTTCTCTCTTGTGCTGGAGCATTTTGGTATGGTGTTAACTTAATTATAGACAATAGAAATGTAGAAGATAAGGAATACACTCCCGCTATTTTAATGATA gCATTTTTTGGAATTATCGTTGGAGCCGACAATATCGCACGCACTGCACCATTTTTGGAATCCTTTTCTATAGCCCGTGGTTCTGCAACTAATATTTTCAAAGTGATCGATACCAAATCAAAAATTGATCCCTTATCCAGTGACGGAAAATTAATCAACTACGGACTGCGAGgagaaattgaatttaaagATGTATTCTTTCGCTATCCTTCGCGACCAGATGTGATTATTCATCGAGGCatcaatttaaaagtaaataaaggcCAGACTGTTGCCCTTGTTGGCTCATCTGGTTGTGGAAAATCAACTTGCATTCAACTGTTGCAACGCTTCTATGATCCAATTTTTGGCTCAATAACATTAGATGGGTTGGATATAAGAAAATACAACATTCATTGGTTGAGATCCAACATTGCTGTGGTAGGCCAAGAACCAGTATTATTTCAAGGAACCATTG cTGACAATATTAGTTATGGAAAAACAAATGCAACACAACGAGAAATAGAAGCTGCTGCCAAGACAACTGGTGTGCATGATTTTATATGCAGTTTGCCCGAG aGTTACCTCACTGTTATAGGCGAAAAAGGATCTCAACTGTCTGGtggccaaaaacaacgcattgCTATTGCCCGTGCTCTTATCCAGGATCCTAAAATTTTACTGCTAGACGAAGCAACATCTGCTTTAGATTATCATTCCGAAAAGGATATTCAAAAAGCACTGGATTTAGTTAGTAAAGGCCGTACGACAATTGTGGTTTCTCATCGGTTATCAGCAATTCGAGGAGCAGATAAAATAGTTTTCTTACATGAAGGTAAAGTTTTCGAAGAGGGATCACACGACGATCTCATGACATTAAAAGGAATGTATTACAATATGGTACGCGCAGGGGATATCAATATAGCTGATGCTACTGAAGAAACTACTGCTGAAGATAAAA AAATCAATCTAAACTCTATTGACAAGTCTTTCGAAACAGATTTAATTAATATGGAAAAGAATCACATTTCAAATGAGCAACCAATAGTACATACGAAGAGCAAAGAAAATGCACCGAAAGAAGAAGCCTCTGgaggaaattttttcataacattTAAACGCATATTAAAATTAGCCCGCCCTGAATGGTGTATGCTATTATTTGGCGCGGTATGCGCAATAGCGTTTGGTTTTACCTATCCTGCATTTTCAGTAATCTTTGGAGAATTTTACGCCGCTTTGGCACAACCAGATGAAGAAGTTGCGCTTCATCGCACTTCACTCCTATCAATCTATTGCTTAATATTGGGCGTATTAACTGGAATCGGTTCTTTTCTGCAAACGTATTTATTTAACTATGCGGGCGTATGGTTAACTACACGAATACGCTCAATGACATTTACAGCTATAATGCGTCAGGAGATTGGCTGGTTTGATGAAGAAGGCAACTCAGTTGGTGCACTCTCAGCAAGATTAACTGGAGATGCTTCTGGTGTACAGGGAGCCATTGGCTATCCATTGAGCGGCTTACTGCAAGCGTTTTCCAATTTCGTTATTGCATTGACGTTATCGCTTTATTTTTCATGGAAGCTGGCTCTGGTGTGTATGTGCGCTTGTCCAATCATAGTGGGATCCATCATATTTGAATCAAA AGTATCGGAAACGCTTTTATATGGCTCCATGATGTTGGCACAATCCTTAGCGTTTGCACCAGCTTTCACTGCAGCTTTGGTGGCGGCCCATCGAGTATTCCAAATATTAGACAGATCGCCAAAAGTTTCTTCTTCGTGTAGGCGAGAGGACAATGCTACAGAAAAAAGACTTGCGCTGTTTGAGGGTGTTCGGTTTTCTAATATAGAATTTAGATACCCAACACGTTCGGATGTAAAAGTTCTAAATGGGTTAAATTTGGAAGTGCTCAAAGGAAAAACTGTAGCTTTGGTTGGTCGTTCCGGTTGTGGAAAATCAACGTGCATACAACTATTAATGCGTTTGTATGATCCCGACAGTGGCACCATT AAACTAAACGAGGACGATATTCATAAAGACATCTCCATTGAAAGTTTGAGAAGAAAACTGGGACTCGTCTCCCAGGAACCGTCTTTATTTGAGCGCACAattgccgaaaatattgcttatgGTGATAATTCGCGTAGAGTGACCATAGAAGAAATAATAGCAGCTGCGAAATGCGCAAACGCACATTCCTTTATAATAACTTTGCCAAATGGGTACGACACACGTTTAGGCGCACGTGGAACTCAGATATCTGGTGGTCAGAAGCAACGTATAGCTATTGCTCGAGCTTTAGTACGCAAccccaaaatattactattagACGAAGCAACGTCCGCTTTAGATTTGCAAAGCGAGCAATTAGTGCAGCAGGCTCTTGATGTGGCGTGTACTGGACGAACTTGCATAGTGATAGCACATCGTTTGTCAACTGTTCAAAATGCTGATGTAATTTGTGTTCTGAAAAATGGTAAAATAGTGGAAATTGGAAACCATCAGCAACTTGTTGCGCTCAATGGAATATATGCAAAACTTCACAAAATGCAAAGTCATGAGAAATAa